AATAGTTTTCAGAAAGGATACCATGAAATGCCCCTAGTTCATACGACTTTGATAGGTTTATTACTGTATCACCAATTCGGCTTACTCCGAATTTACTGTTGTTAATATTTGCTATTCCGAAAGGGATATTTTGTATTGGGAAGTCACTACTTTGTATTACCTCTAACCAAGTTTTTAAATTTGGATTATTAGCTTCAATCATTGCTTATTTTTTTTACTTAAGCAAAGATATATAAACAATTCAAATCAAATAGTAAGATTTCAAAAAGGTACTAACTATATTTGCACAATGAGGAGCTTGATAGTTTGTATATGTTTATTGAGTCAAATCAGTTTTGCTCAAAAGGCTGATAGTACTAGAGCATTCCACATTGCCCTTGGTACTGAAATAGTGCTGTATTCTACTACAATGTATGCTCTTAACGATTTGTGGTATAAGGACTATCCTAAGAGTAGTTTTCATTGGATTAATGATAATTCCAATTGGTTGCAAATGGATAAAGTAGGACATGCTACAACTGCTTATCAAGTAGGTATGTTAGGTAAAGACCTAATGGAATGGGGTGGTGTAAGTGAAAAAAAAGCATTGTGGTATGGTGGTTTGTATGGTGCATTTTTTCTAACCACCATTGAAACTTTAGATGGTTTTTCGGAAGAATGGGGAGCTTCTTGGGGAGATTTAATAGCAAATACAAGTGGAACTTTTGTATTTATTGGTCAAGAACTTCTGTGGAATGAACAAAGAATACAAATGAAGTATTCTTTTAAACCCAGTGAATACGCCAAATACAGACCGGATTTATTAGGTTCAAATTTACTTCAACAGTCAATAAAAGATTATAACGGTCAAGTCTATTGGTTGTCGTTCAATATAAATGCTTTTAAAAACACATCATTGCCAGATTGGTTGAATGTGGCTATTGGATATGGTGCCGATGGTATGTATAATGGCAACCCCCATGAAGAAGGAACGTACAGAGAATTTTATGCTAGTTTAGATGTCAATTTGAGAAAGATAAAAACTGATAAAAAGTTTTTAGACAAAGCACTAAAAATATTGAGCTTTATTAAGGTACCTATGCCAGCATTTAAGTTATCACAAAACAAACTGACTTTTTACCCCTTACATTATGGACAATAAAATAAGAATAGGGGATAAAATAAAGTTTTTAGACTCTGAAGGAGGTGGCGAAGTCATTTCAATATTAGGTGATTTATACATAATATTAACTAATGAAGGTTTTGAAGAAAAACATTCATTAAATTCTATTATTAAAGTTAATGAAGACCTAGAGAAAAGTTTAAAAACAACCTATGTTCCTGATGGATTTAAAAAGTTAACTAAAAAAGTGCAAAAAGATTCCATTTTCAAATCTAAAACACCATTGGTTTGGGAAATTGATATTCATATTGAAAATTTAGTTGACAATTTTTATCACATGAGTAATTATGAAATAGTTAACTATCAATTGGATAAGTGTGAAAATATCATTCATAAAGCATTAAAAGCTAAAGTTCATAAATTAGTAATCATTCACGGAAAAGGCCAAGGTGTATTAAGAAAAGAAGTACATAATTTATTGTACTCATTTAGACTTGATTTTAAAGACTCAGATTACATGAGGTATTCTGGTGGTGCTACTGATGTTTTCTTTAGATAAAAAAAAGGCAAACATTTTTTGTTTGCCTTTTTTTTTACTTCCAGTTAATTTTTAGTTATTAATCAATCTAAACTCTGTTCTTCTATTTACAGCATGTTCTCTTTCTGTACAAGATACTCCATCAGAACATCTATTTTTAAGTCTTTTCTCTCCGTAACCATTAGCAACTAATAAGCTTGAGTTTATACCTCTTTCTTGGAGATAGTTTACAACAGCTTGTGCTCTTCTTTCAGAAAGTAATTGATTAGACTCATCAGTTCCTCTCGAGTCAGTATGAGAAGCAATTTCAAGTTTAGCAGTAGGGTTATTAGCTAAAATAGGGAGTAACTTGTTATCAATTATGCTTTTAGCTTGATTGGTTAGTACATAACTATTTAAATCCCAATTGATTGGTAGTACTTGGTATTCAACCAAACTACAGTCAACCTCTTTCCATTGTGTTAAACCACCTTTTTCTTTTAAAACTTCTCTAGTAATAGTAACGTATTCTGCTGGTACTATTTCTTCAATAGTTTTAGCATCTTCAACTCTCACATTCTTAGTGATTGTTGCATATTCAGCCGGAATTATTTCTTCTACAACTCTTGCTGGTTCTGTTATTATCTTTCTAGTATATGTAGCTTTTTCAGATTCGATAGGGTTTCTATTTACATTTGCGTTTTGGTCTAGTTTTTTAATGTTAATGGTTTTAAATTCAGCAGGATATCCTTTGTAGCACCATATTTTACAATCATCTGGGTTGTTAGATTCACAATCAGGGTTTGAATCACCCATTTCCCATTGAGCGTATTTTGGCTTAATCTCAATAGTTTCAACGTCATTATTGAATTTTGCAGCTGTTGGAGTAAGTATAGATGAACCGTCTTTTTTTACATACTCTATCACTTCTTTACCCCATTTTGCAGGAATAACTTTTAATTTTTTCTCCTCTGCCTTTACTAGAACTTTTTCTGTTCTTTTTTCAAATTTAGCGGGAATGGTTTTGATTATTTTGTAAGAGGGTTTGATTTGTACCTTTACTTCTTCATTGACGTATATGTCGGGAGTGGTACACCTAACATAACATTTACCAGGTTCTGGATTTTGAGGCAAGTCTTGTGCTAATAAACCAAGAGTGCCGAATGCCAATAGGCATAAGAGTAGTCGTTTTTTCATGATTTAAAAATTAATTAATTAAGATTGTAAAGATATAACAACTTAATTATTAACATAACAAATCTGTTATTTTTTTGCCTCTTTAAGAACTACTTCAGACAATTGTTCTACTCCAATATTTCCTTTTATAGCATTAACCAAAATATTTTTATCCTTATCTAATAGATATACTTTTGGTGTTCCGTTTATATCGTACAACTGTTTAATATAAGGAAAGGGTGTAACATAAGGGTCGTTTTGTCTATTGAACTCACCATCAACAAAGGTTTTAAATTCGGCAACATTTGTCCAATCGCCAATGTCGTATGTATTAATAAAATCAACCCATTTTTCTCGGTCTAACTCTACACTTACTGCTATGACTTCAATACTAATTCCATCATTTAACCATTCGTCATAATTTTGCTTTATTACAGGTATCTCTTTTTTACAATGTCCACAATCAGGGTCGTAGAAAATAACCATAGTTAAATCTTTGTTGACTTGATACATATTATGAATAATATCTGAGGAGTCTCTAAGCACTAAATTTGGAGCTTTAGAGCCAATCATCAGAGGTTCTATAGTTTCAGCTCTATCAATAATTTTAAACATTTGAGCTTCATCAACCCAAGTTACCTCATTGGTTTTGTAATACTTATTTACTAGATGCACGAATACTTTCTCTAAACCCATTATTTTAGAACGTTCATATGTGGAAGTCAGATACGAGACAACATATCTAAATACGTCTGGATTTGCTCGTGATTTTTCAATAAGGTAGTCACAAGAAACTATGAGAGAATCTGGTGTTTTAGCTGTTAAGTTTTCTAAATAGGTATTTATTTTACTATGAAATACAGGGGTTCTTAGTAATCTATCATCAGAAAAATCAAAGGTGTCGAAAAAGTGAGATTTATAATATTTAAATTGTAAATCTTTATCGTCAGTACCATCAGCTAATAATGGGAGTTTCGGCATTTCAACATCTTTACTTGCATTTAATATTTTGCTGAATAAGATATCAGGGTTATTAGATGTGAAATTAGTTTGAAAATCCATTACTACTTTGCCCATTTCTTCAATTTGTATATCAATACTTTTAGCTTCTTTTTCGCTAACATTTTCTTTTTTGGATTGTAGCTCTTTTAGGGCTTTTTGCTTTTCGGAGATAAACTGCATATATCCGTAAAACTTTTCATTTTCGTAAGAATTAGTAAATTTCATATCTCCAATCAAATTGTCTAGAGATGTGGTGAACGAAAAGCGATCTTCAGTCACTACCATTTCAAAATAATTTCCATCTGGTAATACTACCATATACATGCCGTGGTCTAAGGTTTCATCACCACTAAATACAAAGCGGCCTTCTTTATCTATTTCAGCAGTATCTTTTGCAAATTGCTTATCCCCATAATAATAAGCCAGCATACAAGTTGAATCTTGTAATCCTCTAACTTGACCTTCAAACCTGTAGGCATCTTGTGAAAAAGAATTATTACTAATTACAACTAAAAACAATAGCGTATAAAACAAGTATTTTCTCATAGTATTATAAAATTGAGGTTCAAAAATATAGAGTTATAACGAATATTACTAATTTCTATTTTATAGATTTTTTATCTTCTTTTTTCTTTAAATAACCATCTAAACTGACTGCACCAATAATCAATACTGCTCCTAGATAAAAAGAAAAATTCATGCTCTCGGATTCTCCAAACAGCACCAATGCTAGTATTATACTATATATAGGTTCGAGGTTTACCGCCATTATTACATTATACGGAGATAAGAATTTCATAACTTCTATACTAACTACAAAGGCAAAGCTAGTACATAGCCCCCCTAGTATAATTAGGTAAAATATATCATTCCAACTAATAACTAAGTCGGCTAAAGAAAATGAATTAGAAAACAACATATATATACAGACAAAAAGAAAGCCGCCTAGCATTTCAATAGAAGTTATTTTTTCTGATTCTACTTTATCTACGTACAGAGCATTTAAAATTGTAAATAAAGTTGCTAAGAATGCTGCAGCAATACCATATACATATCCTTTAACATAAGAAAAGTCAGCATTCATAGCAATTCCGATTGCTATAAGTACTAAAACAGCTAATATAATCTCCCTAAGAAATATTTTTCTTTTGATAATTAGTGGCTCTAGAATAGAAGAAAATAGGGAAGAGGTACCCATACAAACCACAGCTACAGAAACATTGGACACTTTTATGCTTTCAAAAAAGAATAACCAGTGCGCTGCAACAATACAACCAATACTAATGATTTGAATGAAATGTTTTCTTGAAACTCTTATTGAGTTTGTTTTAAAATATATGTAAATACTCAAAAATAAAAAGGCAATAAGCATACGATACCATACCAATACAGTAGAACCAGTATCTATAAGCTTACCGAGAACACCAGTCAAGCCTAAAAGAACTACTATTAGGTGCATTGTCAACAAGCTATACTTTTGTGTAAAGTTTCTCAAAATTGTCTAATTTTAGCCTGCAAATGAAATCGTTTGTATTTTAAAAAACAAGTATAAATATATGATTAGTATTGTTTCTCCTGCAAAATCACTCGATTTTGACAATAAAGCCCCTATTTCTGATTACAGTTTGCCTTTATTTCTTGAAAAAAGTCAAAAGATAGTTAATGTATTGAAAAATTATTCGCCTGAAGATTTATCCAAATTGATGAATATCAGTAAAGATTTAGGGCTTTTGAATGCCAATCGATACCAAGATTATAAAACTCCTTTTAATCTTGAAAATGCAAAGCAAGCTATTTTTGCTTTTACTGGAGATGTATATAAAGGCTTAGATGCTACATCATTATCATCAAATGCTATTGGTCATGCCCAAACTCATTTTAAAATACTATCAGGTTTATACGGCATACTCAAGCCATTAGATTTGATTCAAGCTTATAGACTTGAAATGGGCACAAAGATTAGTATAAACAATTCAATTTCACTTTATGATTTTTGGTCTAATCATATTACTTCTGAACTAAATGCTAATTTAGAAAGCACTAACTCTCAATTTTTACTAAATCTAGCATCCAATGAGTATTCTAAATCTATAGATATGAAATCACTAAATGCAGAAGTTATAACACCTGTATTTAAAGATTGGAAAAGTGGTCAGTATAAGATTATAAGTTTTTTTGCTAAAAAGGCTAGAGGTTTGATGAGCCGCTACGTTTTAGAGAATAAAATCAAAAACCCAAATGATTTAAAAGCATTTGATAGTGAGGGTTATGTTTTTAATGAGGATTTTTCGACTGAAAAATCATTGGTTTTCACAAGGAAGTCATAATTATATTAGCTTTCAATACTTCTTTTGAGTTATTTTTAGTGTAAAAAAATTGGATTAAATCGCTTTTTCTCTGTTGATAACTTTTTTATTTGAGTAAGTTCTTTGTCCTTATCTAGTGCAATAACTTGAAATTTAATTAAGAGTTATTAGTATGGTTTTTTATATTTCATTTCAATTTCAAAGATAAAATTCGGTCTAATTGTATAAATCACACTTATATATCTTAAAATATTGGTAATCAACAACTTATAAATTATAATTAGTATTTTCATCTGAAATAATTATTTAAAATTCATTTTCATATCTAGTAAATCAAGAAAGTCGAAATATTGATTTATAAATTTTAAAATGAAGATTCTTAAAATAGTCGATGAATTAAATTTTATATTGTCAATAATTATTTTCTTAAAAAAGATATAAAAACATCTAGTAGAATCAATTTTTTTATAAATTGACCTCTGAATAAAAAACAAATATTTAATTTAAAAACTTTAATTATGGCATTTTCGCATACTAATAGTAAAGGAACAACTTATTACCTTAACTCAAAAGACGTAACTTTAAAATCAACAGGAAGAGTTCAAACTATTTATTATTTCTCAAAAGACGAGCGTAGTACTGGTTTAGATGCAGTTCCTGCTGGTAAAAAAGTAGTTGAAAACCCAAAAACTGGTCTTCCTTTCTTAAAGAAAGCTTAGTTTTTTAGATTATTCTATCTAGAAAGCCTCTTTATTCGAAGAGGCTTTTTTTGTTTTATACTTTTATAGTTCTTTAGAGATAAAAAAGGGTACTTTTGCAAA
Above is a window of Flavobacteriales bacterium DNA encoding:
- a CDS encoding fumarylacetoacetase — encoded protein: MIEANNPNLKTWLEVIQSSDFPIQNIPFGIANINNSKFGVSRIGDTVINLSKSYELGAFHGILSENY
- a CDS encoding OmpA family protein, whose protein sequence is MKKRLLLCLLAFGTLGLLAQDLPQNPEPGKCYVRCTTPDIYVNEEVKVQIKPSYKIIKTIPAKFEKRTEKVLVKAEEKKLKVIPAKWGKEVIEYVKKDGSSILTPTAAKFNNDVETIEIKPKYAQWEMGDSNPDCESNNPDDCKIWCYKGYPAEFKTINIKKLDQNANVNRNPIESEKATYTRKIITEPARVVEEIIPAEYATITKNVRVEDAKTIEEIVPAEYVTITREVLKEKGGLTQWKEVDCSLVEYQVLPINWDLNSYVLTNQAKSIIDNKLLPILANNPTAKLEIASHTDSRGTDESNQLLSERRAQAVVNYLQERGINSSLLVANGYGEKRLKNRCSDGVSCTEREHAVNRRTEFRLINN
- the yaaA gene encoding peroxide stress protein YaaA, producing MISIVSPAKSLDFDNKAPISDYSLPLFLEKSQKIVNVLKNYSPEDLSKLMNISKDLGLLNANRYQDYKTPFNLENAKQAIFAFTGDVYKGLDATSLSSNAIGHAQTHFKILSGLYGILKPLDLIQAYRLEMGTKISINNSISLYDFWSNHITSELNANLESTNSQFLLNLASNEYSKSIDMKSLNAEVITPVFKDWKSGQYKIISFFAKKARGLMSRYVLENKIKNPNDLKAFDSEGYVFNEDFSTEKSLVFTRKS
- a CDS encoding Smr/MutS family protein: MDNKIRIGDKIKFLDSEGGGEVISILGDLYIILTNEGFEEKHSLNSIIKVNEDLEKSLKTTYVPDGFKKLTKKVQKDSIFKSKTPLVWEIDIHIENLVDNFYHMSNYEIVNYQLDKCENIIHKALKAKVHKLVIIHGKGQGVLRKEVHNLLYSFRLDFKDSDYMRYSGGATDVFFR
- a CDS encoding DUF5106 domain-containing protein; its protein translation is MRKYLFYTLLFLVVISNNSFSQDAYRFEGQVRGLQDSTCMLAYYYGDKQFAKDTAEIDKEGRFVFSGDETLDHGMYMVVLPDGNYFEMVVTEDRFSFTTSLDNLIGDMKFTNSYENEKFYGYMQFISEKQKALKELQSKKENVSEKEAKSIDIQIEEMGKVVMDFQTNFTSNNPDILFSKILNASKDVEMPKLPLLADGTDDKDLQFKYYKSHFFDTFDFSDDRLLRTPVFHSKINTYLENLTAKTPDSLIVSCDYLIEKSRANPDVFRYVVSYLTSTYERSKIMGLEKVFVHLVNKYYKTNEVTWVDEAQMFKIIDRAETIEPLMIGSKAPNLVLRDSSDIIHNMYQVNKDLTMVIFYDPDCGHCKKEIPVIKQNYDEWLNDGISIEVIAVSVELDREKWVDFINTYDIGDWTNVAEFKTFVDGEFNRQNDPYVTPFPYIKQLYDINGTPKVYLLDKDKNILVNAIKGNIGVEQLSEVVLKEAKK
- a CDS encoding DMT family transporter → MHLIVVLLGLTGVLGKLIDTGSTVLVWYRMLIAFLFLSIYIYFKTNSIRVSRKHFIQIISIGCIVAAHWLFFFESIKVSNVSVAVVCMGTSSLFSSILEPLIIKRKIFLREIILAVLVLIAIGIAMNADFSYVKGYVYGIAAAFLATLFTILNALYVDKVESEKITSIEMLGGFLFVCIYMLFSNSFSLADLVISWNDIFYLIILGGLCTSFAFVVSIEVMKFLSPYNVIMAVNLEPIYSIILALVLFGESESMNFSFYLGAVLIIGAVSLDGYLKKKEDKKSIK
- a CDS encoding DUF2279 domain-containing protein, with the translated sequence MRSLIVCICLLSQISFAQKADSTRAFHIALGTEIVLYSTTMYALNDLWYKDYPKSSFHWINDNSNWLQMDKVGHATTAYQVGMLGKDLMEWGGVSEKKALWYGGLYGAFFLTTIETLDGFSEEWGASWGDLIANTSGTFVFIGQELLWNEQRIQMKYSFKPSEYAKYRPDLLGSNLLQQSIKDYNGQVYWLSFNINAFKNTSLPDWLNVAIGYGADGMYNGNPHEEGTYREFYASLDVNLRKIKTDKKFLDKALKILSFIKVPMPAFKLSQNKLTFYPLHYGQ